One segment of Syngnathus scovelli strain Florida chromosome 6, RoL_Ssco_1.2, whole genome shotgun sequence DNA contains the following:
- the LOC137839555 gene encoding uncharacterized protein encodes MPRKSKKAQALKVSWQKRKNNTDSGSAGKPTAAKELMAIEPENSMEETDNVTSAHLDLVLDRGNELYVATVAMLKAEGRYEHHHLATDEIPSIVRGFHKQHVLIKYQSMYGLFNSSIADVAFMMLRDGLQCLVSEVNCALLVMNSLFIAVFQNQGRYGYFDPHARERDGLPLPAGAPHGTAVMMLFTRLNDLIDKLIQVFTLAGAAPTTQYELMPVSFQPIDNASDREMATDGESSLMRTHNDDAMISQSAAEMTQRVVTGESRPCASKHYESIEEAHDNSKVECTQQKRDVLKIAKSKRKTFQRRTQAHKIIDKAMARVTKQETRRINANLKRKESYGQTPEIRQRKKSYIVTRYQQDPNFRVKQKSFAVDRYCKHDTIKMKQRSYSKQKYSHDDEYRAKKCYSVKQKYSYDVEYRTKKCSYINQRYGHDDQFRNKQRSYIKQRYGHDDQFRNKQRSYIKQRYGHDDEFRRKQRSYIKERYALDPVFRSKQKENTSLVWKAKHDSSMKANANRTAMKLLQKYRVINRLCKERNDCAIMKAVALFQVQVPDERKMEWICHTCHAHLKDGKMPALAVSNNLQLADIPTELCDLNILERHLVSKCISFAKIVPLPKGQQRAIRGNVVCVPSEVEETVNVLPRLRSRSQVLRVKLKRRLCYKGHQIFQTVTWSKLMSALIKLKQIHPQYRNITIRDDADLCDPTLADDESSSDGDEMNESDYNEEDLEAIHTFERDALCELNSDSQNDPCGNVQNQQSADNVEEGDAPNGGVILESCLQPNDVSEEIMSFTQGIYCVAPAERNNPVSFFRTPKLEAMAFPVQFPTGKNTLDEGRQIKLTPSKYFKTRLCCVDERFARDTNYLFFAQFVTEIYQATSSMRIQLRKGKPFTRDGRRINNAMLQDKREVEKLVRSKDAVRFMTPLRGTPAYWERTTKDLFAMIRQLGTPTFFCTFSAAEMRWEEVITAIKAQQGEVVNFAELDWATKCEILRSNPVTTMRMFDKRVEALFRDLILSPAQPIGEVVDYFYRLEFQHRGSPHIHCLIWVKGAPVFEEASEGAICEFVSRYISAQLPDPEKEPELYKKVTEVQMHSKSHSKTCVKHQGANCRFGFPKQPCETTMIITPAACENQDQHKEKQVVANDKLVRVQRLLNEPETSSLTLPQLLAKCKLTDAEYMECLYMTASKSSVVLKRDPKDCWVNNYNRHLLLAWDGNLDIQYILNAYSCIAYICSYISKAEHGLSQYLKSVIENSRNENVNESDEMKQIMQAYSKKREVSAQECVARACGLHMKQSSRSMIFVQTSDNALKISYPLSLLEGKTQESHEQHAELFMANR; translated from the exons ATGCCACGCAAAAGCAAGaaggcgcaagctctcaaagtaAGCTGGCAAAAGCGTAAAAACAACACAGACTCTGGAAGTGCAGGTAAACCAACAGCCGCCAAAGAATTGATGGCCATTGAACCTGAAAACTCTATGGAG GAGACAGACAATGTGACCAGTGCTCACCTGGACCTTGTGCTCGATCGAGGCAATGAGCTCTATGTGGCTACTGTGGCTATGCTGAAAGCAGAAGGACGGTAcgaacatcatcatttggcaacCGATGAAATTCCATCCATTGTGCGTGGCTTTCACAAACAACATGTGTTAATAAAGTACCAGTCAATGTATGGTCTTTTCAATTCCTCTATTGCTGATGTGGCATTTATGATGCTCCGTGACGGACTTCAGTGCCTGGTGTCAGAGGTAAATTGTGCTCTTTTGGTTATGAATTCATTGTTTATTGCAGTTTTCCAAAACCAAGGAAGATATGGCTATTTTGATCCACACGCCAGAGAACGTGATGGGCTCCCTCTGCCCGCCGGTGCACCACATGGTACAGCTGTCATGATGCTTTTTACACGTTTGAACGATCTGATAGATAAGCTCATACAGGTTTTCACTCTGGCTGGGGCTGCTCCCACTACTCAATATGAATTGATGCCGGTAAGTTTTCAACCTATTGACAATGCAAGTGACCGTGAAATGGCGACTGATGGAGAATCATCTCTTATGAGAACACACAATGATGATGCTATGATAAGCCAGTCTGCTGCTGAGATGACACAGCGTGTGGTGACGGGTGAGTCCAGACCATGTGCTAGCAAACACTACGAGTCCATTGAGGAGGCGCATGACAACAGTAAGGTGGAATGTACACAACAAAAACGAGATGTGTTGAAAATTGCGAAATCCAAAAGGAAAACATTTCAAAGACGAACTCAAGCCCATAAGATAATTGATAAAGCTATGGCGAGAGTCACAAAACAAGAAACAAGGCGAATAAACGCAAACCTGAAAAGGAAGGAAAGTTACGGCCAAACTCCAGAGATTAGACAACGTAAAAAGTCCTACATAGTGACTCGCTATCAGCAAGACCCTAATTTCCGTGTGAAACAAAAGTCGTTTGCAGTCGACCGCTATTGCAAACATGACACAATTAAGATGAAACAGCGTTCTTATAGCAAACAGAAATATAGTCATGACGATGAATATCGAGCCAAAAAGTGTTATTCTGTTAAACAGAAATATAGTTATGATGTTGAGTATCGGACCAAAAAATGTTCCTATATCAATCAGAGATATGGTCATGACGATCAATTTCGGAACAAACAACGTTCCTATATCAAACAGAGATATGGTCATGACGATCAATTTCGGAACAAACAACGTTCCTACATCAAGCAAAGATATGGTCATGACGATGAGTTTAGGCGTAAACAACGATCTTATATTAAAGAACGTTACGCACTTGATCCTGTATTCAGATCCAAGCAGAAAGAAAACACGAGTTTGGTCTGGAAAGCCAAACATGATTCATCAATGAAGGCAAATGCAAATCGCACTGCAATGAAACTGCTACAAAAATACAGAGTCATCAACAGATTATGTAAAGAGAGAAACGACTGCGCAATCATGAAAGCTGTTGCGCTATTCCAAGTTCAG GTACCGGATGAGAGAAAAATGGAATGGATATGTCACACCTGCCATGCACATCTCAAAGATGGTAAAATGCCAGCACTTGCTGTAAGTAACAATCTCCAACTTGCAGACATTCCCACTGAACTGTGTGATCTGAATATTCTGGAAAGACATCttgtttcaaaatgcatttcattTGCCAAAATTGTCCCTCTGCCAAAGGGTCAACAACGAGCCATTCGTGGGAATGTTGTGTGTGTACcatctgaagtggaagaaacggtCAATGTCTTGCCCAGACTAAGAAGTAGGTCTCAGGTGTTGCGAGTGAAGCTGAAGAGACGACTCTGTTACAAAGGGCATCAGATATTTCAAACTGTCACTTGGTCCAAGCTAATGAGTGCCCTGATaaaactgaaacaaattcatcCGCAGTACAGAAACATAACCATTCGCGACGATGCTGACCTTTGTGACCCGACGCTCGCTGATGACGAGAGCAGCTCTGATGGAGACGAAATGAACGAAAGTGACTACAATGAGGAAGACCTCGAGGCAATCCACACATTTGAGAGGGATGCTCTCTGTGAATTGAACAGTGACTCACAGAATGATCCTTGTGGTAATGTGCAAAACCAACAGAGTGCTGACAATGTGGAAGAAGGTGATGCACCAAATGGTGGGGTTATCCTGGAGTCATGTCTCCAACCAAATGATGTGTCAGAGGAAATTATGAGTTTTACTCAAGGCATTTACTGTGTGGCTCCTGCAGAAAGAAATAACCCTGTAAGCTTTTTCAGGACTCCCAAACTTGAGGCAATGGCATTTCCAGTGCAGTTTCCAACTGGAAAAAACACCCTTGATGAAGGGAGACAAATAAAACTCACACCaagcaaatatttcaaaacacgTCTGTGTTGTGTGGATGAACGTTTTGCTCGTGATACAAACTACTTGTTCTTTGCTCAGTTTGTGACTGAAATTTACCAGGCAACATCAAGCATGAGAATCCAGCTACGCAAAGGTAAACCTTTTACCAGGGATGGTCGAAGGATAAACAATGCTATGCTGCAGGACAAACGTGAAGTTGAAAAACTGGTGCGCAGCAAAGATGCCGTCCGTTTTATGACTCCCCTGAGAGGGACGCCAGCCTATTGGGAAAGAACCACCAAAGATCTCTTTGCAATGATCCGACAGCTGGGTACACCCacatttttttgcacattttctgCTGCCGAAATGCGTTGGGAAGAGGTCATCACTGCCATTAAAGCGCAACAAGGTGAGGTGGTGAATTTTGCTGAACTTGACTGGGCTACCAAGTGTGAGATTCTGCGCAGCAATCCAGTGACGACAATGCGCATGTTTGACAAACGTGTGGAAGCTCTGTTCAGAGATTTGATCCTCTCTCCGGCACAACCGATTGGTGAAGTCGTTGACTACTTCTACAGGTTAGAGTTTCAGCACAGAGGAAGTCCTCACATTCATTGTCTCATATGGGTTAAAGGTGCCCCTGTGTTTGAGGAAGCCTCAGAAGGAGCCATCTGTGAATTTGTGTCTCGCTACATCTCGGCTCAGCTGCCGGACCCAGAAAAGGAACCCGAATTGTATAAAAAAGTCACAGAAGttcagatgcacagcaaaagtcACTCCAAAACGTGTGTCAAACACCAAGGTGCAAACTGCAGATTTGGTTTTCCCAAACAACCGTGCGAAACCACAATGATCATCACACCTGCAGCctgtgaaaatcaagatcaacacAAGGAGAAGCAGGTGGTGGCAAATGACAAGCTTGTTCGTGTGCAGCGTTTGCTGAATGAACCTGAAACATCATCCCTGACTTTGCCACAGCTTTTGGCTAAATGCAAGCTCACTGATGCTGAGTACATGGAATGTTTGTACATGACCGCCTCAAAGAGTTCGGTTGTGCTCAAGCGAGATCCAAAAGACTGCTGGGTGAACAACTACAACCGCCATTTGCTTCTTGCCTGGGATGGCAACTTGGACATCCAGTACATTCTGAATGCCTATTCGTGCATCGCATACATCTGCAGCTACATCAGCAAAGCTGAACACGGTCTGAGTCAATACTTGAAATCTGTTATTGAAAACTCACGCAATGAAAATGTCAATGAGAgtgatgaaatgaaacaaatcaTGCAAGCGTActcaaaaaaaagagaagtgagTGCTCAGGAGTGTGTCGCACGTGCGTGCGGCTTGCATATGAAACAGTCCTCTCGCAGTATGATATTTGTACAAACGAGTGACAATGCGCTGAAAATAAGTTATCCTCTCTCACTCCTTGAGGGCAAAACGCAGGAGTCTCATGAA CAACATGCAGAATTGTTTATGGCAAACAGGTAA
- the LOC125970445 gene encoding uncharacterized protein, whose translation MGFVQKRKEKPAVIKYCKFSEQKNPEEYYCSLLKLYLPHRANCQLKSERCPSYQLFHDHACVQLPYSDSVERVCEIVKRNRERYEKHSKDIDDAIQEVEESGLVINEWCHLAPESELQRLECIEEINARDEPNDNVEENVPDYNVRSETTEISIVTEAAAIDPTVLRDMYRNLNQKQAAVFYKVRDWCIKRVCNSKPIEQFFYYINGGAGTGKSHLIKCIHAEATKILNRLPRLAEEADISKQTVVLAAFTGTAAFNISGTTLHCLLKLPRCLKPPYHGLGNKLDEVRAELSIAEILIIDEISMVSKDLFAYVNARLKQIKGINLPFGGMSVVAVGDFFQLPPVRQSKPLCVYDPTRLDHWRDNFKKITLTTIMRQKDDVAFAELLNRLRVKEKSEELSELDRALLATRYTSPEMCPSHILHVFATNKQVDGHNSAMLTLLHKDIVQIDADDYKKDKRTGRMARQTFPVQGAKSELPDSIKVALGARVMLTRNIDVQAGLCNGTFAKIVELVNYPNEARVQKLGLELDHVSNTARAANRVYIDRQEEKLKKAGVMRRQFPIKLAFACTIHKVQGMTTSEAAVSLKGVFEHGMGYVALSRVTSLSGLHILHMDERRLHANPEITAALAEMAEDSLESVMPLLHVMPSVDRANHLVVIHHNTEGLSCHVQDIRCHHELHFADVLCFTETHFQGSVADGRACLEGFTMFHRNRRDSYTNCPDLATKLGGGVGICVKSHIAAQEKKYIQGVTDIEFVVVKLEAPLNVLIAAVYRPPGNSLRTFLPSLGNLLRYLEVMDHHQILVCGDFNEDMLSASFKPILDLFRSTGYTQLITTATTDKNTLLDLIFVSRPQCALHSGVLQTYYSYHNPVFCVLTTER comes from the coding sequence ATGGGGTTTgtccagaaaagaaaagaaaaacctgcAGTCATCAAATATTGCAAATTCTCAGAACAAAAGAATCCAGAGGAATATTATTGCTCCTTGCTCAAGCTGTACCTGCCTCATCGTGCTAATTGCCAGTTAAAATCTGAACGCTGTCCCTCATATCAGTTGTTTCATGATCATGCCTGTGTACAGTTACCATATAGTGACTCTGTGGAGCGTGTGTGCGAAATTGTCAAAAGGAACAGAGAAAGGTATGAGAAACACAGTAAAGACATTGACGATGCCATCCAAGAGGTGGAGGAGAGTGGGCTTGTCATAAACGAATGGTGCCACCTGGCTCCTGAGAGTGAGTTGCAAAGACTCGAATGCATTGAGGAAATCAACGCAAGAGATGAACCAAATGACAACGTGGAGGAAAATGTCCCGGACTATAACGTAAGGTCAGAAACAACAGAAATTTCCATTGTGACAGAGGCTGCTGCCATCGATCCCACAGTGTTACGTGACATGTATCGGAACCTGAACCAAAAGCAAGCGGCTGTCTTCTACAAGGTCAGAGATTGGTGCATAAAACGTGTGTGTAACTCAAAGCCAATCGAGCAGTTCTTCTACTACATCAACGGTGGCGCCGGGACCGGCAAATCACATCTGATCAAATGTATCCATGCAGAGGCTACCAAAATACTGAACAGACTACCACGGCTGGCTGAGGAGGCCGACATTTCCAAACAGACGGTTGTTCTCGCAGCCTTCACTGGCACGGCGGCTTTCAACATTTCTGGGACAACTTTGCATTGTCTGCTCAAACTGCCGAGATGTCTCAAACCCCCATACCACGGCCTGGGCAATAAACTGGACGAAGTCAGAGCCGAGCTGTCAATCGCCGAAATACTCATTATCGACGAAATTTCCATGGTGTCCAAAGACCTCTTTGCCTATGTGAATGCCAGGTTGAAACAAATCAAAGGCATCAATTTACCTTTTGGTGGCATGTCTGTTGTTGCTGTTGGAGATTTCTTTCAGCTCCCTCCCGTGAGACAGTCCAAACCTCTATGCGTGTACGATCCCACTCGGCTGGACCACTGGCGTGACAACTTCAAAAAGATCACGCTCACCACCATCATGAGGCAGAAAGATGATGTTGCCTTTGCTGAACTCCTGAACCGACTCAGGGTCAAAGAGAAGTCTGAAGAACTGTCGGAACTGGACAGAGCTCTGCTTGCCACAAGGTACACTTCTCCAGAAATGTGTCCAAGTCATATTCTGCATGTTTTTGCCACCAATAAACAGGTAGATGGCCATAACTCTGCGATGCTGACTCTGCTTCATAAGGACATTGTACAAATTGATGCAGATGACTACAAGAAGGACAAACGAACTGGCAGAATGGCGAGGCAAACTTTCCCTGTGCAAGGCGCTAAGAGCGAGCTCCCGGACTCAATCAAAGTTGCCCTCGGTGCTCGGGTTATGCTCACACGTAATATTGATGTTCAAGCAGGTTTGTGCAACGGGACGTTTGCAAAAATTGTGGAATTGGTCAACTATCCGAACGAAGCCCGTGTCCAGAAACTTGGGTTGGAACTTGATCATGTGAGTAACACAGCGCGTGCCGCTAACCGTGTGTACATTGACAGACAGGAGGAAAAGCTGAAAAAGGCTGGAGTGATGCGTCGACAGTTTCCTATCAAGCTTGCTTTTGCCTGCACGATCCACAAGGTACAAGGCATGACAACATCAGAGGCTGCTGTTTCGCTGAAAGGCGTTTTCGAACATGGTATGGGGTACGTAGCTTTGAGTAGAGTGACTTCGCTCAGTGGTCTGCATATTCTGCATATGGATGAGAGAAGACTTCATGCAAATCCAGAAATCACTGCTGCTCTTGCTGAGATGGCAGAGGATTCTTTGGAGAGCGTAATGCCCCTCCTTCACGTGATGCCGTCGGTAGATCGGGCAAATCACCTGGTTGTCATCCATCATAACACCGAAGGGCTGTCTTGTCATGTGCAGGATATCAGGTGTCACCACGAACTGCATTTTGCTGATGTTTTGTGCTTCACAGAGACACACTTTCAAGGATCTGTGGCTGATGGACGTGCCTGCTTGGAAGGCTTCACAATGTTTCACAGGAACCGAAGAGATTCTTACACAAACTGTCCTGACTTGGCAACAAAACTTGGTGGCGGCGTAGGTATTTGTGTCAAAAGTCACATCGCGGCCCAGGAAAAGAAATACATACAGGGTGTGACCGACATTGAATTTGTTGTGGTGAAACTTGAAGCTCCCCTCAATGTGTTGATTGCTGCCGTTTACCGGCCTCCAGGCAACAGTCTGCGCACATTTCTGCCAAGCCTGGGAAATCTGTTAAGGTATCTTGAAGTAATGGACCATCATCAGATCTTGGTATGTGGAGATTTTAATGAAGATATGCTATCTGCCTCATTCAAGCCCATTCTTGATTTGTTTCGCTCAACAGGTTACACACAACTCATAACCACTGCTACCACTGACAAAAACACATTGCTTGACCTAATTTTTGTCTCTCGACCTCAGTGTGCTCTTCATTCAGGTGTCTTGCAAACGTACTACAGCTATCACAATCCTGTTTTCTGTGTTTTGACCACTGAAAGGTAA